The genomic window CCCTGGCTTACCTCCTCGCCTCTGAAGTGAAAGCCCTGCTCTTCCATATGCCGGATCTGCGCCATTACATGCTGTTCTCCACTGTCTGGAAAACCGTTGTGCAGCTCGGTGAATCCGGTATGCTGACCCCGGAATCCTTTGATCTCGACGGGTTAAGACCCTTTGTGAAAATACCGGGCTCAGGACATCCGGTCTGATGCACAATATTGACTGAGTGATGAAGGGACACATATCGCAGTGAAGATGTTCAGCAGACTGCCCGCTCTTCCACGCATCGCAGTCAATATCAATACCCCAGTAGCCATATTCGCATATTGCAGTCAAGGCAAGCAAAACCTAAAAGGGATGATGAATCTGTATAAATTGACTGTGGTATGCAGATCGCATACCACAGTCAACAAATCCTAAAACAGCATACCTCAGTCATTTTCCGGTTTCACGCTGCCGAGCGCTTTTGCCAGTTTCTGAGGATCAATACCTGCAGCCTTCAGGGCTTTAATCACTTCGTCATAGTTCTGCTCAGGTACTTCCTCTTCCGGCTCACGGGGAACAACGACCTTGCTACTGATGAGTTTCGGATTACGGTAATGTACGCTGAAGTAGGTGGCCCGGCCGCGTTTGAATTCGGTGTAATCCAGATAGCCGATATCCTTCAGCTGCGCCATAGCTTTGCGCACCGTGTGGTTCTGCGTGTAGATGTTAGACGTCAGGTTGAGTCTGTCTCGCATACGCTTCATGGAGATTGGGGCCGGATTCTGCGGCAGGCTTTCGATGTAGGTATAGAGTGCCTGTGCGGACTCCTTGCGCTGCAGGGCATCGATAGCCTTCAAACGCAATAGGACCCGCCTGTCCATCTGATAAAGCTCAAAGAGCTTGGGCTCCGCCCTGATCTCCACGACATCGGCAGTGATGTCGTAATAGGCAGACTGAACTAGGTGCGTAGTCCACCCTTTCGTTTCACTCTGAAACTTGAGGGTTACGGATGCCAGCTTGAACAGGGAGTTGCTTATCCTGTCGCGCATTTTCTTGTTAGAGCGCCGGGAGTCAAAGCCACACATTTTAACGAACTCAACAAAAGACAGCTTGAGAGTGTCATCCTTGACGCCAAAATCATACATTGAACGGATGATTCCAAGCCAGACTTTGAAGTCCGTATCCATATCGAGGCGCGATCCGGTGATCATGACATCGGTATACCCTTCACTGCGAGCAATGGACAACTGTACGAGCTCCTCAGTCGCATCCGTGACGTTTTTGCGGTTCGTCTTACTCCTGGAGGTCGATTTCAGTGTAGGAACGAACAGACCAAGCCTCATGAGTGCAACAGGCTGAACAGTACTGGCGCTGTTGACATCCAGCTTAACAACTTCGCCCGTTGTCTTGTTGACCTCCTGAAGATTCAGGGGTAACTCATTATTTTCCATAGCCATTTTATTAACCCGCGGTTATCCACAAAGGAAAGTATATACGCATATCACAGTCAACGGAAATACATACCCCAGTTAATACAATTGCATACCGCAATAGGTGATCCCGCACACAACAGTCAACATACTACACACCACAGTTAATGAAGATAGTCTCCGAGCCCAGGCGCAACGGTGCGCTGCACGATCCGGGGATCTCTTTTTGATCTCACTATGATCTCCTTGAGGATCAATTATTGGATCGAAATATGGAATAACTACCAGCATCCCGTACATATGGACTACTGACATGACACAATACGAATCCTGGTACAACCACCCGGTAATACAATACCCGGAAAGGCAATAATCTTGACTGTGATATGCAGAAAAATGTATTCCATTGCCCTTCCCTGTTCCTGTTCCTGTTCCTGTTCTGCTTCATGCCGCAGTCAATAATCTACATACTGTAGTCAATTTCTCACCATTCAGAACCATCCGCTGGATCTTCGCTAGCTTCAGAGCGTCAGCCACACCTTGTAAGTACGCAGTAATTCCTCTTCCTCGACGCATGCGCCTGCGTGCACATGTTTTCTGCGGCGAGCGGATAATATTGACTGAAGTATGCGGCAGACTTTCAGGTGGATGCTGAACTGAGCACGGCTACATTTTGATCAGCTTTGCAATTTTTAAGCTGGTTTGCAATTTTAATGTTGCTTTGCGTTTTTCATCAAGATTTAATATATTAATGCAAAGTTGATGACAAGGAACAGAGAATGGGACTGATGGAAACGCTTGACCAGTGTATTAAGGTCGGTCATGAAATGACGAAAGCTATCGCGATTGCACAGTTTAACGATGATAGTCCGGAAGCTAGGAAAATTACCCGTCGCTGGCGGGTGGGTGAGGCCGCCGATCTGATTGGCGTTTCTTCTCAGGCAATCCGTGATGCAGAAAAAGCAGGACGCCTTCCACATCCTGATATGGAAATGCGTGGACGGGTGGAGCAGCGGGTGGGCTACACCATTGAACAAATCAACCATATGCGGGATGTATTTGGCACCCGTCTGCGCCGTCCTGATGACAGCGTTCCGCCTGTTATTGCGGTGGCAGCACATAAAGGGGGTGTCTATAAGACATCGGTATCTGTCCACCTGGCACAGGATCTGGCGCTGAAAGGGCTGAGGGTACTGCTTGTCGAAGGGAATGATCCTCAAGGCACAGCATCCATGTACCACGGCTGGGTCCCTGATTTGCATATCCATGCCGAAGACACACTGTTGCCTTTTTATCTCGGTGAGCGCGATGATGCAGCCTATGCCGTCAAACCCACCTGCTGGCCAGGTCTCGACATCATTCCGTCATGCCTGGCTTTACACCGCATTGAAACAGAGCTCATGGGAAGGTTTGACGACGGAAAACTCCCGACAGAACCCCACATGATGCTTCGTCTGGCCATCGAAACGGTGGCTCATGACTATGATGTCATTGTTATCGACAGTGCACCGAACCTCGGTATTGGTACCATCAATGTTGTCTGTGCTGCGGATGTACTCATCGTGCCAACGCCAGCAGAGCTATTCGATTACACCTCTGCCCTTCAGTTTTTTGACATGCTGCGCGATCTGTTAAAAAACGTGGATCTGCAGGGTTTTGAACCTGACGTCAGAATTCTTCTAACCAAGTACAGTAATAACAATGGCTCACAGTCACCTTGGATGGAAGAACAAATCCGCGATGCGTGGGGAAGCATGGTACTAAAAAACGTTGTACGCGAGACCGATGAAGTCGGTAAAGGTCAGATCCGTATGAGAACTGTGTTTGAGCAGGCTATCGATCAACGCTCGTCTACAGGAGCATGGCGAAATGCGCTGGCTATCTGGGAGCCTGTCTGTAATGAAATTTTTGATCGCCTGATTAAACCTCGCTGGGAGATCAGATAATGAAACGTGCTCCAGTTATTCCAAAACATACAGTAAAAGATATTCACACCGAAACTGAGCCGTCAGCGGCACCCGCAGCTCCGATGGTTGATTCATTAATTGCGCGGGTGGGAGCCATGGCCCGCGGGAATGCCATTCTGCTTCCAGTTTGCGGCCGGGAAGTGAAATTTATTCTGGAAGCCATCCCAGGCGAGAGTGTTGAAACGGCATCGAGAGTCTGGTCAGGTAATGAACGTGACCAGGAACTACTGACCGAAGACGCGCTTGATGATCTGATCCCCTCTTTCATACTGAGTGGTCAGCAGACACCTGCGTTCGGACGACGGGTAGAAGGTGTCATTGAGATTGCAGATGGTAGTCGCCGTCGTAAAGCCGCCATACTGACATCATCGGATTATCGTGTTCTCGTCGGGGATCTCGATGATGAACAGATGATGGCTTTATCACGGCTGGGTAATGATTACCGCCCTGTCAGCGCTTATGAACGGGGCAACCGCTATGCACAGCGGTTGGAAAATGATTTTAATGGCAATATCTCTGCTCTGGCTGAAGCTGAGAATATTTCCCGTAAAATCATCACGCGTTGCATCAACACGGCCCATTTGCCAAAATCAGTGGTTGCCCTGTTTACTCATCCTGGTGAACTTTCCGCCCGCTCTGGGGAGGCTCTGTACAAAGCATTTTCGGGAAAAGAAGCTTTATTGTTGCAACGGACACAACAGCTTCATGAGCAAAAGAAAGCGGGTGTTATATTTGAATCCGAGGAAGTTATTGGTTTACTGACGGATGTTCTGAAAGAGCCATCAGGTAGAAAAGTTAACCTTAATACCCGTCATCAATTTGTACCTGGTGCGACAGCTCTATACAAAGGCGATAAGGTAATTTTTAATCTCGATAAATCTCGTTTACCTGCCGAGTGTATCGAGAAGATAGAAAGTATACTGCGCGACTTACAAAAAGTTTAGCCTGTTTAATGATACAAGCGAGCGTTATCATTAATTTCCAATATCTTTAATG from Enterobacter sp. JBIWA008 includes these protein-coding regions:
- a CDS encoding ParB/RepB/Spo0J family plasmid partition protein, translated to MKRAPVIPKHTVKDIHTETEPSAAPAAPMVDSLIARVGAMARGNAILLPVCGREVKFILEAIPGESVETASRVWSGNERDQELLTEDALDDLIPSFILSGQQTPAFGRRVEGVIEIADGSRRRKAAILTSSDYRVLVGDLDDEQMMALSRLGNDYRPVSAYERGNRYAQRLENDFNGNISALAEAENISRKIITRCINTAHLPKSVVALFTHPGELSARSGEALYKAFSGKEALLLQRTQQLHEQKKAGVIFESEEVIGLLTDVLKEPSGRKVNLNTRHQFVPGATALYKGDKVIFNLDKSRLPAECIEKIESILRDLQKV
- the sopA gene encoding plasmid-partitioning protein SopA, which produces MGLMETLDQCIKVGHEMTKAIAIAQFNDDSPEARKITRRWRVGEAADLIGVSSQAIRDAEKAGRLPHPDMEMRGRVEQRVGYTIEQINHMRDVFGTRLRRPDDSVPPVIAVAAHKGGVYKTSVSVHLAQDLALKGLRVLLVEGNDPQGTASMYHGWVPDLHIHAEDTLLPFYLGERDDAAYAVKPTCWPGLDIIPSCLALHRIETELMGRFDDGKLPTEPHMMLRLAIETVAHDYDVIVIDSAPNLGIGTINVVCAADVLIVPTPAELFDYTSALQFFDMLRDLLKNVDLQGFEPDVRILLTKYSNNNGSQSPWMEEQIRDAWGSMVLKNVVRETDEVGKGQIRMRTVFEQAIDQRSSTGAWRNALAIWEPVCNEIFDRLIKPRWEIR
- a CDS encoding RepB family plasmid replication initiator protein translates to MAMENNELPLNLQEVNKTTGEVVKLDVNSASTVQPVALMRLGLFVPTLKSTSRSKTNRKNVTDATEELVQLSIARSEGYTDVMITGSRLDMDTDFKVWLGIIRSMYDFGVKDDTLKLSFVEFVKMCGFDSRRSNKKMRDRISNSLFKLASVTLKFQSETKGWTTHLVQSAYYDITADVVEIRAEPKLFELYQMDRRVLLRLKAIDALQRKESAQALYTYIESLPQNPAPISMKRMRDRLNLTSNIYTQNHTVRKAMAQLKDIGYLDYTEFKRGRATYFSVHYRNPKLISSKVVVPREPEEEVPEQNYDEVIKALKAAGIDPQKLAKALGSVKPEND